CTACAAAACACGAGTATTTCTAACCTCTGCACCGTGAATTCATCTTTGGTGTCGCCTTTGGAGTACAGCATGTACCCAGCCgcctattctcttttttttatcgTGGGTTTTCCGGCTAACTGCCTGTCTTTGTACGTAGCCTGGATGCTGATGAGAAACGGCAGCAACATGGCGGTCTACCTGGTGAGCCTGTCCATCTCGGACCTGCTTTACATCGTCTCTCTGCCCGTGTGGATTGAACTGTCTCTGCGGAGGCCTGTAGGCTGCGGACTCTGCAGTGTAACAGCTGTGGTCATGAACAACAGCTTCTACGTGGGCTCGGGCCTGCTTTGCTGCATCTCCGTCGATCGCTACCTAGCAGTGGTCTACCCGCTCCACTTCCACTGGGTCCGAGAGGTGAGGACTGCAGCGGTGGTGTGTGTTGCAGTTTGGACTTTGGAGATTGTAATCCACATTATCCTCCTTAGCCACACAGGGGCACTGCAGGCTTTCTCCTCAAGCACCCTGTGTATGGAGAAAATACCTATGTCGCATGAGACAGCCCATCTGGCCCTGACACGGGTCATTCTGGGGTTCTTCGTCCCTTTCGTCATCATGTCTTTTTGCTTTCAGCAGATTATGTACTCACTCAAACGTAGCACTTCCATTGTGGCCGAGGAACGCAGGAAAGTCGGGCGGCTGTTGTTGCTTCTCCTGCTGGCCTACGTGGTGGCCTTTGTGCCGTACCAGACTGTCATGTTGCTCAGGGCCGTACTGGAGCCACGCACCGACACCTCGGCCTTCCAGCTCAAAGCCGCATACCTGGTCACAGTGGCTACCACCACTCTGAATAGTGTACTAGATCCGATAATATACTGTTTAATCAGTGAGAGCGCTCAGGGGGAGATTAAGAAACTTATAGAGAAAGGAAGACAAGTTTGTAAATGGAGGAGAAAGTCTGAGGTTTCTAATCAAATTCAGTCTGTTTCTCAGCAGCTATAGATCACTTCAGCTTAGTTTATGTTCATGTTTTCGTTGTGCAAGGCTGTAATTAGTTAGGACTgcataatttccttttttttcccccttctgaTATGCTGCTTTcggttgttttctctttttttggttgttttctctttttttcccttctgACATTTTATTATAGCACTTTCTAAGAGTAAATACACCAATACTGCActctaaaaggaataaaaaaaaaaatgtgtactgTTCTATAAAAACAActaagtttgaaaatgtaaaagtaCCAGTTTGTCTCCATTTAGTATTTTTTACTGGTATCTTCAAAAGTTAATGTACTTTTCATTCTtagtgatgactttttttttcctactgaatgacatgtttatattttattatgcaAAACATCATCCCACCATGtgctatatttaacccataaagacctaaacaacctccaacaaccaaaaccatctactgatctaaactgtttaatacctctaatccactaatcctactaatacatgtaaataattggtgtaaaatgcagtttgtggtcttttcatgatcatcagatatgacttattcagacgttcagaggctcaatagttaccatagaaacaccgtcatctcctacaacattgattaaccacTAAAACCCGcttgtttgataaatgacagtggatggacacacttgcttttacgctcagttaatgataaactttactgaaaaactcaagttttcttcagttttctctgtttctgataaaataaccctcaactttaatctgagcttttatgattatctacacgatcagtgagtCAAATataatacctggttttcactgacaaaaaatgaaaaatacaggggataatattacaataaatggggatatgtcacttaagaaaggttaaatagagagaaaaattcatttgggaactgacaaaagtcacactgggtctttatgggtcaatcaTGGTATAAAAGCAAGATCccatttatttctgtattatttgaTCAATGATATTTTTCAATCACCTTTTCAAGTGTCTTTTCTGTTTCTGGATTTAAGGCATGTATATTCAGCCTAACAACTGACCATACCTACCACTACACTATGGAAACATTTAGTCCAACAGATAAGTGGTGTTTCATGGGAAAACAGACAATAATAATCAGCATCACTTCTACGTGTGTCCAGGTCTATATTGACTCACCAAACAAAAAGACAAGCAGCCTCATTTATCATAAGTGTCTAAATTAAATCTGCCGTGGTCAACCAACACTGGTAGTTTGTTCAGTCGTGGCCTGTCACCCACTAAATGACAttcggttgccatgacaacaagGAGGCAGCTGTAGACTCTTCCTGTTTCTATAAGCGGGTTGATTAAGCAGAAGACGAGACAACTGGGTGAATCTACTAGAAGGAGCAGAAACATGACTGGTTAAAAAGTGagtacaatgttttgttttgttttgttttgttttaaataaaatacacttcattatcatcataattattaaacattcatttgggatTTCTAGAATTTCTGTTTCATAACCTCTTTACAACAGTTCTTTTTTGATTGTCAGACAATGGAGTAGTGGACTAAAAAGTAGAATAtttgcctttaacccataaacaaccactgctgaccaaaaccatctaccaatataaactgtttaataagttctgatccattaaacctatcaatctatataaataattgttataaaatacagtttgtcagcttttcatggtcatcagatatgacccatttgaatgttcagaggcttcatagttacaacagaaacactgtcatcttctataacattgattcaccagtaaaacccatggagttggatcaatgacagtgaatggagatatttgagttatgttcagttaatgataaattttggtgaaaaaatcaaattttcttcatttttctgtttctaatattatgacaattaactttaatctgagcttttatgaacaactacgtaatcagtgaattaaacatgggaaaataccagatttgtattgaagaaatgcaaaatgcagaggataatactacaataaatggtgataaattgtttaagaaaggtttaatacagagaaaaattcattcgggaactgctgggaaaataacactgggtctttttgggttcagATGCAGTGCAGTAGAAGTATTAAGTTTCATAAAATGGCAAATGTGGATATTTGCATGAGGGCAGAATTGTTTTCATTATTGTACACATAGTGACACCTGACAGAGGGCTACACATGTACTCACAGGACTCTAGGAACTACAATTTCCTGTTTTGCATTTAGACCAAATCTGTCCACATCAACACATTTTCTAATTTGTCATTCCACAActgaaaaagagaaggaaaaaggcCAGTGTCACTTCCACAAATTCACCTAGAATCACCAGCCTAATGTCAGCTGTAATGAGTTAACCCTGTTAGCTAGTGTTACCTGTTAATCAGCTTCTCATTTATTTGGAGGTTGATATTTTATAGTTTTAGGGAATAaagagacataaaaaaaaaacagcagcaacaaacctGTGAAGGTGTGTAGTATATGAAACACAAAACTAAGatctttaaaagtaaaaaataaataaattaaaagataataatgataatagacaGACACTGTATTATGTGGAGGTTATCAGTCAACCCTAATCATTCCATATTTTAAAAAGTCTTCAAAAATGACCTTAGCCACATTGTTTCTGATTTCTGACATTATTTGATGCTGTTGATTGTGTCCCTAAAACCCTGTG
This portion of the Sphaeramia orbicularis chromosome 22, fSphaOr1.1, whole genome shotgun sequence genome encodes:
- the LOC115413296 gene encoding G-protein coupled receptor 4-like, which produces MDASLQNTSISNLCTVNSSLVSPLEYSMYPAAYSLFFIVGFPANCLSLYVAWMLMRNGSNMAVYLVSLSISDLLYIVSLPVWIELSLRRPVGCGLCSVTAVVMNNSFYVGSGLLCCISVDRYLAVVYPLHFHWVREVRTAAVVCVAVWTLEIVIHIILLSHTGALQAFSSSTLCMEKIPMSHETAHLALTRVILGFFVPFVIMSFCFQQIMYSLKRSTSIVAEERRKVGRLLLLLLLAYVVAFVPYQTVMLLRAVLEPRTDTSAFQLKAAYLVTVATTTLNSVLDPIIYCLISESAQGEIKKLIEKGRQVCKWRRKSEVSNQIQSVSQQL